A single genomic interval of Hydractinia symbiolongicarpus strain clone_291-10 chromosome 8, HSymV2.1, whole genome shotgun sequence harbors:
- the LOC130654210 gene encoding phosphatase and actin regulator 4-like isoform X2, translated as MGDISAGPKNDDVVTENSVVSSFDETTIRARCVSDSAALPKKKINGSKAHHNNPHPRRSFASTFGKRLRLMFKPWKWRRKHKRNHCLTTPQRSLSGSDTEAQGRSLASPIQKLSYSTNDLADIAPLEVQFTLDLNEPPGPDKKLVNDDNEIPLKANGNVVNEVNDNTVNTDEDISNDLKPPKVTIEEDVKADDKETNMISDINTKGIPIDIGENEPSAEDSVHSVDNPDTDEMAPPPPVPPRGASMSYQGDKTLPNTSEDEQQPHNYNNESDVSSIQESSDEEESDNHIVTGLASKVKRSDSLAAKLKTRPSRTELEGKNIIPKSADEINAVRSTIGTSLVRRLSQRPSKEELEQRNILHAQTDEEAHQKFVETRKQLSRKLSRRPTVKELRKKKIIGFNEYVEVFEVQEYDRRADKPWTRLTPKDKASIRKELNEFKEFEMEVHEDSKVYTRFHRP; from the exons ATGGGAGATATTTCTGCAGGACCAAAGAATGATGATGTTGTCACAGAAAACTCTGTAGTTTCTTCTTTTGATGAAACTACAATTCGTGCAAGATGTGTTTCAGACTCTGCTGCTCtacctaaaaagaaaataaatggaTCAAAGGCACATCATAATAACCCACATCCAAGAAGAAGTTTTGCTTCAACATTTGGAAAGAGATTAAGACTAATGTTTAAACCTTGGAAATGGCGCAGAAAACATAAACGAAATCATTGTCTAACAACTCCACAACGAAGTTTAAGTG ggagTGACACAGAAGCTCAAGGTAGATCACTGGCATCCCCTATTCAAAAGCTTTCATACTCAACAAATGACTTAGCGGACATTGCACCATTAGAGGTGCAGTTTACACTGGATCTAAATGAACCACCTGGTCCAGATAAAAAACTGGTTAATGACGACAACGAAATACCACTCAAAGCTAATGGTAATGTTGTTAATGAAGTAAATGATAATACTGTGAATACTGATGAAGATATAAGTAATGACCTGAAACCTCCTAAGGTGACCATAGAAGAAGATGTGAAAGCAGATGATAAGGAAACAAATATGATATCCGATATAAATACAAAAG GTATACCTATTGATATTGGTGAAAATGAACCTTCAGCAGAAGACAG TGTGCATTCTGTGGATAATCCAGATACAGATGAAATGGCTCCACCGCCACCTGTGCCACCTCGTGGAGCCAGTATGTCATACCAAG GAGATAAAACTCTGCCCAATACATCTGAAGATGAGCAGCAGCCTCATAACTACAACAATGAAAGTGACGTATCATCTATCCAAGAAAGTAGTGATGAAGAAGAATCTGACAACCATATTGTGACAG GTCTTGCTTCAAAGGTGAAAAGATCTGACAGTTTAGCTGCGAAATTAAAAACTCGCCCATCAAGGACAGAGTTAGAAGGAAAGAATATTATTCCGA aatctGCAGATGAAATAAACGCGGTACGCAGCACGATAGGAACTAGTCTCGTCAG acGGTTAAGTCAACGCCCTTCTAAAGAAGAGTTGGAACAGAGAAATATATTACACG CTCAAACAGACGAAGAAGCACACCAGAAATTCGTGGAAACCAGAAAGCAGCTATCCAGAAAA tTAAGTCGTCGACCGACAGTAAAAGAATTACGCAAAAAGAAAATCATAGGCTTTAATGAATATGTAGAAGTATTTGAAGTACAGGAGTACGATCGCAg GGCTGACAAACCATGGACCAGACTAACTCCAAAAGACAAAGCCTCTATACGTAAAGAATTAAATGAATTTAAAGAATTCGAGATGGAGGTACACGAAGACAGTAAAGTTTATACAAG gtttCATCGGCCGTAG
- the LOC130654210 gene encoding phosphatase and actin regulator 1-like isoform X1, protein MGDISAGPKNDDVVTENSVVSSFDETTIRARCVSDSAALPKKKINGSKAHHNNPHPRRSFASTFGKRLRLMFKPWKWRRKHKRNHCLTTPQRSLSGSDTEAQGRSLASPIQKLSYSTNDLADIAPLEVQFTLDLNEPPGPDKKLVNDDNEIPLKANGNVVNEVNDNTVNTDEDISNDLKPPKVTIEEDVKADDKETNMISDINTKGIPIDIGENEPSAEDSVHSVDNPDTDEMAPPPPVPPRGASMSYQGDKTLPNTSEDEQQPHNYNNESDVSSIQESSDEEESDNHIVTAAVLKAKEKFLQHLKAPFKRYVKTGKTLSRPLQPKRNSLHGSNVTMPLEIDGVVLKPVLKTRSKYDIKNNNDNNNDIKSYNVNVNDDSENEEHDDNDPNFIMVDSFSDSDEYEDSGLASKVKRSDSLAAKLKTRPSRTELEGKNIIPKSADEINAVRSTIGTSLVRRLSQRPSKEELEQRNILHAQTDEEAHQKFVETRKQLSRKLSRRPTVKELRKKKIIGFNEYVEVFEVQEYDRRADKPWTRLTPKDKASIRKELNEFKEFEMEVHEDSKVYTRFHRP, encoded by the exons ATGGGAGATATTTCTGCAGGACCAAAGAATGATGATGTTGTCACAGAAAACTCTGTAGTTTCTTCTTTTGATGAAACTACAATTCGTGCAAGATGTGTTTCAGACTCTGCTGCTCtacctaaaaagaaaataaatggaTCAAAGGCACATCATAATAACCCACATCCAAGAAGAAGTTTTGCTTCAACATTTGGAAAGAGATTAAGACTAATGTTTAAACCTTGGAAATGGCGCAGAAAACATAAACGAAATCATTGTCTAACAACTCCACAACGAAGTTTAAGTG ggagTGACACAGAAGCTCAAGGTAGATCACTGGCATCCCCTATTCAAAAGCTTTCATACTCAACAAATGACTTAGCGGACATTGCACCATTAGAGGTGCAGTTTACACTGGATCTAAATGAACCACCTGGTCCAGATAAAAAACTGGTTAATGACGACAACGAAATACCACTCAAAGCTAATGGTAATGTTGTTAATGAAGTAAATGATAATACTGTGAATACTGATGAAGATATAAGTAATGACCTGAAACCTCCTAAGGTGACCATAGAAGAAGATGTGAAAGCAGATGATAAGGAAACAAATATGATATCCGATATAAATACAAAAG GTATACCTATTGATATTGGTGAAAATGAACCTTCAGCAGAAGACAG TGTGCATTCTGTGGATAATCCAGATACAGATGAAATGGCTCCACCGCCACCTGTGCCACCTCGTGGAGCCAGTATGTCATACCAAG GAGATAAAACTCTGCCCAATACATCTGAAGATGAGCAGCAGCCTCATAACTACAACAATGAAAGTGACGTATCATCTATCCAAGAAAGTAGTGATGAAGAAGAATCTGACAACCATATTGTGACAG CGGCGGTgttaaaagcaaaagaaaaatttttacagCATCTTAAAGCTCCATTTAAACGTTATGTTAAAACTGGCAAAACATTGAGCCGACCTTTGCAACCCAAGCGCAATTCTCTGCATGGATCGAATGTGACCATGCCACTTGAGATCGATGGTGTGGTGTTAAAACCAGTCCTAAAAACTCGTTCTAAATAtgacattaaaaataataatgataataataatgatattaAAAGCTATAATGTAAACGTGAATGATGACAGTGAAAATGAAGAACATGACGATAACGATCCTAATTTCATAATGGTAGATAGTTTTAGTGACAGTGATGAATATGAAGACTCTG GTCTTGCTTCAAAGGTGAAAAGATCTGACAGTTTAGCTGCGAAATTAAAAACTCGCCCATCAAGGACAGAGTTAGAAGGAAAGAATATTATTCCGA aatctGCAGATGAAATAAACGCGGTACGCAGCACGATAGGAACTAGTCTCGTCAG acGGTTAAGTCAACGCCCTTCTAAAGAAGAGTTGGAACAGAGAAATATATTACACG CTCAAACAGACGAAGAAGCACACCAGAAATTCGTGGAAACCAGAAAGCAGCTATCCAGAAAA tTAAGTCGTCGACCGACAGTAAAAGAATTACGCAAAAAGAAAATCATAGGCTTTAATGAATATGTAGAAGTATTTGAAGTACAGGAGTACGATCGCAg GGCTGACAAACCATGGACCAGACTAACTCCAAAAGACAAAGCCTCTATACGTAAAGAATTAAATGAATTTAAAGAATTCGAGATGGAGGTACACGAAGACAGTAAAGTTTATACAAG gtttCATCGGCCGTAG